TTGTAAATTTTCATCACATTTTTGCAAAATTTAGAGTAGTAGCCTAGATCCTCGTCGCTTAGGACGCTAAGTGCGTTTGCAAATGGATAGCTTATACGTCTTAGCACCTTAAAAATAGCTCTTTTTGGCGCAAGATAGTTTGTGTGCTCGCTTATAACTATAGGCGTTTTTAGCCCAGCCGAGCTAAAGAGCACCAAGGTATTTACGGCGTCTAAAAATGATATCACAGCATCAAATTTGCCCTCTCGTATGAGCGCTCTTAAGGCAAGCACCTTTAAAACTCTCTTTTTTAAATTTCCAACCAAGCCAAGCTCATCAGCCCCAACGCCCAAATTTATGAGCTTTACACCGCTTGCTAGCTCGTAAAATGGCTCATCTTTGTCAAATTTAACAAGGCTTACCTCGTGATCCATGCTAAATCTTGATGCGATCACCGCGCAAACTCGCTCCGCACCGCCACTTCTAAGCGTTGATGTGACAAACAATATCCTCATACGCCAAACCTTTGTTTTATCTTCACTCTAAGCTTTGAAAGTGCTGGTAAAATGCCACTTGGAAGCGGGCTAAGCAGCAAAAAAATAAACGCTTCTTTGCTAAATTTAATGCTAAGACTTTTAAAGATACACCTTAGCATAAGGCCATATTCGCCTGCTATTTTGGCGTAGTAAGCGGCGTTTTTATACTGCATAGCTAGAAATTTTGGCTCGTTTTTGATAGCGATATCGTAGTGCAAATTTGCAGTTTTAATGTAAGCGTTTGCCACGTTTAGCGCGTGCTTGCTGGCATTTAGCGTCGCACTGTCGCTTCTTGCGATGCGGTAGATGTAAAGTGGCTTTTTAAGATAAAAGACATTTTTTTCAAAAAAGCGGATGTAAAGCTCATTTTCGCCACCAAAACTGCTCTCATCAAACCTAAAGCCGTCTATAAATTCACGCGAAAAAAGCTTAAAATACTCGCCATTTATCCGCCCGCAATGATAATCAACCTTGCTCATCGCCTCACTCTTGCTATATGGGCTTCTACCAGCCACAACCTCGGTCATCACGCCATCTTTTTCGCAGATCGCGTCTGCAAAAACGCACGAATACTCGCCACTTTTTAAAATTTCATAGCACTCTTTGATAGCTTCAGATAAAAGCTCATCGTCATCGTCAAGCAAGCAGACAAACTCGCCTGTTGCGTTATCAAAGCCGTTATTTTTGTTGCCATTTGGGCTCTTTTTGTGAGCACTATTTTTTACAAATTTGATCCTTGCGTCGTTAAAACTCTTGCAAATTTCTCTCGCGCTCTCGTCATCGCCGTCATCTGTTACAACTATCTCTAGGTTTTTATAGCTTTGAGCTAGAGCGCTTTTTATGGCCTTTTTTAAAAGCTCTGGACGCTTATAAGTCGCGGTTACTATGCTGATTAATGGCTCGTTCATCTAGCCTCTTTTAAAAATTCTCTCATAGCCTTGAAGCTTTTCAAGACGTGAGAAAAGTATAAATTTAAATGTTTTTATGTAGGCCTTTAAATTTGCGCTGTATCCTCTCTCAAGGCGCTCGCTCTCGATGTTTGAGCCACTTAGATCAGTTGGGTGCGAAAAAAGGTCGCAAAAATACATCTGCATATCATTAACGCCAAGCAAATAGTCCCAAACATCGGTCGTACAAAGCGCACGCTTATGAATTTCAAGCAAATTTTTAGCACTTTTTTTAGTTAGCACATAAGCCCCTGCTCTATAAATGCTTGAAAATGAGTGCTTTGAGACCTGCCAAAGCGGCTTGCTTAGGCTGATATCCACCTTTTTGCCAAAGGCGCTAAACCTGCCCTCTAGCCCATCTTGCATGCCACATATCAGCACGCTGTTTTCAGGCATCTTGCTAGCTGCCAAAAAGGCCTCTTTTATGTCCTCATCACCCCCTATCACGTCGTCTTCAAATATAAGGGCAAATTTGGATTCACTCGCCAAAAACGCTTCATAAGCCTTCACGTGCGAGAGCGAGCAGCCAACCTCTGCTGGGCTTAAAACCTTGCCGTAAGCTTTAAATGATGGCGAAATGATCTTATAGTACTCCCTCGCGTTTAACTCCCTGCCGTCTATTGCGTCTATTAGTTTAAAGCTATCATAAAAGCCAAATTTCTGCTGCAAAAGCTCGCGCCTTTTGGTATCTTTTGCCAAAGAGATCAGATAAATTTCATCCATTTAAGACCTTTTAAATTTTTTTAAAATTTTACGCCAAACTATGCCTCGCTCGTAAGCATTAAAAAACAAAAAATATCCCAAAACATAAGCTACGCCAGCGTATATCGCAGCAAAGATAGCAAATTTTAGCCAGTTATCTAAGCTCACAAAGTCCTTGCAGGCAAACATCGCAAGCACGCAGAGCGCAAAAACGGCTAAATTTTTAAAATAAACCCCGTAAAAAGTGGTGAGTTTCACCTCTAAATTTAAAGCAGCATTTATAAGGTCAAAGCCAAGAATTCTTATGCTATAAAAAATGGCTGCGACGACAACGATGCCATAAACGCCGTAGCCACTAAATTTAAGCAGGGCGATCTGTGCTATGATCGTGCTAACGCCAAGGATAGTATTAGCAATGGCTGGTCGGCGAAGCTTGTTTGTCGCGCTATCAAGGTTAAAAAGCGAAAAAACAAAGCTTATAAATACGATCGGCACTAGCGTAATCATCGAGACGCTATAGATAAATTTAACCTCATCTGTGCTTTTAAAAGGTAGCCAAAGCGTGTAAAAATCAAGCCCAAAAACGACGAAAAATGCAGCCGGAGCGCTCATCACAAAGGCGATCACTTTCATTGAAAATTTAGCCTCTTTTATGAGGTCCGTGATCAAATTTTTAGAGTAAAGCTCGACAAATTTTGGCGCAAAGATACCGCTAAGCTGCGCTACAAAACTCTCAAGTATGATAGGAGCGGCCTTGGCGACAGAAAGAAGTCCTGTGGCATTTGCATTTACGAAAATGTTGCAAATAAATAGATCCATGCCCGTTAAAAGTATACGATTTAGCGCATTAAAGCTATTCCAAATGCCAGAGCTTAAAAGCTCTTTGATCTTAGAAAAGTCAAATTTACTAAGGCTAAATTTTAGCTCTGGCGTGATGCGAGCTGACATAAAAATGGTGCTAAAAAAGACAAAAAGGCTAGCAACTAGCGCTGAAATGGCGATATATGAAATGAACGGCTTAAAAAAGAAAAAGAGCGCCACGATAAGAACCGCTAGGATCGCGCTTGAGATGGCATTTCTGATGGAGAGTAGATAGAGCTTGTTTGTCACAAAGGTGCAGACTGTCAAAACGCCGTTAAATAGGCCGACGCAGAAATTTATAAAGTAAAAAACAAGGGTCATTCTCACGTCAAAGAGTAAATTTTCAGGGACATTTAAAAAGCTTTGCAAATTTAGTATAAAAATGGAGCTAAGCACCACAACAACGGCGCAAAAGAAGATATTTACAACAAGCACTGATGAGTAGTAGGTGTTTGCAAGGCTTAGGTCATTTTTGTGCCACGCATGAGCGACAAAGCGCCCACTAACCGAGTTTATGGCTACACTTACGACTGCTGCGTAGCTAACGATGGCGTTGCTAAGACCCACAAAGCCAAATGCCTCGTTGCCAAGGCTTTTTAAGATAAATGGCGTAAGAAAGAAATTTATGCCCATTGATACGACAAAAACGACGATTGAGCTTATTAGATTGATTAGCATTAGACTTTTAACCTGTAAATTTTTACGCCACTTGAGATGACAAATGGCTCAAAGTATCGCTCATCAGCTCGCTCAAATATAAAAAGCTGCACAAAAGATGAGTTAAAAGCATTTTCATCAAGCAACAATATCCGCGCATAATCTTCCAAAAAAACCACATAAATTTTAGCGCTTTCATCTATGATTTTTTCATCTATTCGCAAATCTCTTCCGGCACCTTTTACTTTATAAAATGATTTTACGGCTATTTTTTCGCCGTTATGCATGATAAATTTTTGTTCATTTGTAGGCAAAGTATAGCCATCTCCAAGGTCGATACTAGCTTCGCTAACGCCATTTAATGCACTAACATGATAAAAATCCTCTTTTTGCCTTTTACCAGTTGTAACGTCAATATAGCTATATCTAAAGATATTTGGCGCGATGTCAATCATATTTGGTACAAGATAGTAAAAAACCTCTTTTTTTGCAGCTGGAAGAGTGAAATTTTCGCTTTCAAGCTGACTTAAAAAAGTATTTATATCGCTTGTGTTGTAGTCTTTTAAAATTTTATCTATTGGCCTTATATTTTGCTCAAGTGAGATGTCATTATACGTAACTGCCACTCTTGCAAGTCTAGCCGAAAATGCCTCATCTTTTCTCAAAGCAAGGCTAACAAAATAATTATTTTCGCCACCTTGTCTACCAGGATCGTTTAAAGTCATAACATCAGCGAAATACCTTATAGCATACCCGTAATCCCACCATGAAAATACATAATCATCGCGCTTTGCGACCTTTTTGAGCCCATCAAGCGCTACTGCTTCATCATGGCTAATTACAGTGTTTGGCCTATATGAATAAGCAAAATCTAAATTTATAGCAATGGCAACTACAGCAAAAACTAAAAATGATAAATTTTTAATGGAATTTCTAAGATCAAATAAATTTAAAAAAAAATGCAAAAAATACCCAAAACCAAGCGCAACAAGTGGTGTTACATACATAACAAATCTAACTCCGCTAAAAAAAGAGAGGAGTCCAAGTCCAAGCATTGGCAAAGTAAGTAAAAATGGACGAAATTTAAAGCAAAGTAGCAAGTATCCAATAATAGCTGCCAGTAATATAAGAATATTTCCCGACATGAAATAGATAAAATACAAAGGACTAGCACTTTTTACTTCGCTGATGAAATTATATTCATTTATAAAGTGAAATTTATCGCTAAGAATTTCATTACCTTTAAAAACATAAATACCCATTTTTGAAGTAATGAAATCAAAACCACCAAAATAGATAAAAATAGCTAGCATTAAAGTAAGAAAAATGGCTAAATTTCTAGCTGAGAGTAAATTTTTATATTTGCAAAAAAGAGAGAAAAATAAAGCAATAACTGCTAAATTAAAAATTAAAATTTTATTTGCTATTAGTGGATCTTTAGTAAAAGCATTTGAGCTTACGATGCTTATAAACATAAAAAATATCGCTTGATAATTTTGCAATCTATCTCGCATAAAAACTAGCGTATATAGTAAAAACATAAAGAAAATACTTAAAATAAGTGCATATGAGCTTTGATACCACCAAAGATAAAGCGACACAAAGACTCCAGGCAAAACAATAAATTTTTGTTCATTTGTGTTTAAAAGCCTGATCAAAAAATAGATGATAAAAAGCGCAAATGTGACATTTAACATGTCGCTATCAAAATATCCAGGCGATGTCCTTGAAAGATAGCTTGGCAAGATAACGCTCATAAACGCTGCCACAGCCCCAGCTTTTAGCGCCTTAAACTCATTTGATATCAAAACAACTGGAAGTGCGATAAGAGGAGCTAAAAAGACGCTCATGTAAAACATCACGCTTTCGATCTTAAAAGGAAAAATTTTGCAAATATAAAAAACTATAGTTGAGATTGGGTGATTAAAGGGGCTAAAGTCATTTTGCTGATGAAAGCCAACCAGCATATCTCTAGCACCTTCTGCGTAATAGTAGGCGTCATTTGTCGTAAGCATAAATTCGCCATTAAAGTAAAACTCTGGCATATCCTTTGCCCACAATACCCAAAGCATTCTAGCCGCAAATCCAAACAGATAAGCAGCCAGAAATATAAGTAAAATTTTACAATTTACGCTTACTTTGTGCACTAAATTCCTTACAGCCTAGCGTCAGCCTCTGGGTAGATATTTTTTATATCATAAACTAAATGGCCTTTTAAATTTAGCTTTTTAAACTCATTGTGAGCTACGGCAATCACGATGCAGTCGTAGTCATCTAGGTTATACTCTTTTACTAGATCAAAGCCGTACTCGTGTTTTACCTCAGCACTATCAGCCCAAGGATCAGTCACATCGACCTTGCAGCCAAAGTCTTTTAGCTCATCAACCACGTCTATAACGCGAGAATTTCTTATATCTGGGCAGTTTTCTTTAAATGTCATACCAAGAACAAGCACGCGAGCTTTGTTGATAAGCACGCCTTTTCTTATCATTAGTTTTATAACCTGATCAGCTGCGTATCTACCCATATCATCATTGATGCGGCGGCCTGCTAGGATCATTTCAGGATGATAACCTACCTCTTGAGCTTTGTGAGTGAGATAGTATGGATCTACGCCGATGCAGTGTCCACCAACTAGACCTGGGCGGAAATTTAGGAAATTCCACTTAGTTCCTGCAGCTTCAAGCACGTCAATGGTGTTGATATGAAGCTTTTCAAAAAGCATCGCAAGCTCGTTTATAAAGGCGATATTTATATCACGCTGAGTGTTTTCGATGACCTTTGCAGCCTCTGCTACCTTGATGCTTGATGCTTTGTGTGTGCCAGCTGTGATGATCGAGCGATAAATTTCATCAACCTTGTCAGCGATCTCTGGGGTTGAGCCGCTTGTGATCTTTTTGATCTTAGTTACAGTGTGCTCTTTGTCACCTGGGTTTATACGCTCTGGAGAGTAGCCGCAGAAGAAATCTTTGTTAAATTTAAGCCCACTTTTTTCAAGAAGTGGCACGCAAATTTCTTCTGTAACACCTGGATAAACGGTGCTTTCATAAACAACGATGTCGCCTTTTTTAAGCACTTTTGCCACACTCTCAGTCGCTTTTACGACTGGAGTTAGATCAGGGCGCTTGTTCTTATCTATCGGAGTTGGAACGGTCACGATGAAGAAGTTGCAACTTCTAATATCATCTAAATTTAGGCTAAATTTCATGCCATTATCGATCGCTTTTTTCATCTGTTCGTTACTAAGTTCAAGCGTTCTATCATAGCCACTTTTAAGCTCTTCTATACGTTTTGCATTTACATCAAAGCCCACTACTTCGTACTTTTCACTAAAAGCTGCTGCGAGTGGAAGTCCAACATATCCTAGTCCTACTACTGCTATTTTCATTTACTTTTTCCTTTCTTTTTTGCTTCTATCTTTTTTACGCGTTCATACATTCTTATTTCCGCACTTACACCTTTTGGAGTTATGATCCTAATAGGGCTAACGCCTGGTAAAATTTGAGTGAGCTCATAATAAACCCGCCTCTTTTTCTTTCCGTCCTTGCAGAGCATCATCGTTTGCACTAGCTCATCCCCGCCGCTAAATTCGTAATAAATCCCGCGCGCGTCCTCTTTTTCTTCAAGCCTTCCGCCGAGCAAAAAGGCGAAGTTGCAGTCGATTTCTATCTCTTTAAAAAAAGCGGCTTCGTATTTAAAATAATCAGGCGGCATCTTTGAGATAGGTAGCTCAAAAATATTTTCCTCAGTTTTTGGCGCATTTTCGCCTGCTAAAAGTGCAAAGGGAAGCGCGAAAGCCGCGATAAAAAGTAAAAATTTTCTCATGCCTTTACTCCGATTTGGAAATACTTAAATCCATGCTCAGCCAAAATTTTAGCGTTGTATTGATTTCGCCCGTCAAATATGACAGCATTTTTTAGCCTCTCTTTGATCTCCATAAAATCAGGCGATCTAAACTCGCTCCACTCGGTTACAAGCACCATTGCATCGGCGCCATTAAGAGCGTCATATTTGTTTTTAGCGTATTTTATATCTAAATTTGGCATATATTTTTTAGCTTCTTCGCTAGCTTTTGGATCGTAAGCGACCACTTTTGCGCCAGCTTCGTCTAAAAGTTTTATCAAAGTTAGCGAGCTAGCCTCGCGCATATCGTCCGTGTTTGGTTTAAACGCAAGCCCCCAAAGCGCGATCGTCTTGCCCTTTAGATCACCGCCAAAAAAGTTATAAATTTTCTCAAATAGCACTCTTTTTTGAGCCTTATTTCTTGACTCGACCGCGTTTAAAAGCTCTGGCTCAAATCCGTTTTGTCTAGCGGTGTAGATAAGCGCCTCGACGTCTTTTGGGAAGCAGCTACCGCCGTATCCGCAGCCGGGATAGATGAAGCTATATCCGATCCTTGAGTCGCTACCGATGCCTTTTCTTACTAAATTTACATCAGCGCCCACGCGTTCACAGATATTTGCTATCTCGTTTATAAAGCTTATTTTGGTTGCCAGCATCGAATTTGCAGCGTATTTTGTCATCTCGGCTGACTTTACGTCCATACAAATGAGCCTGTCGTGATTTTTCATAAATGGCTCATAAAGCTCTCTCATCACGCTAAAGCCCCACTCACTGCTAGCTCCGATAACTACGCGGTCTGGCTTTAAAAAGTCCTCAACCGCCGCGCCCTCTTTTAAAAACTCTGGGTTTGAGACTACTTCAAATTTAACCTCTACATTTCTCTTTTTAAGCTCAGTCTCGATCACCTCGTGCACCTTAGCTCCAGTGCCTACTGGAACGGTTGATTTATCGACTACGATTAGTGGTTTACTTAAATTTTCTCCGATAGACTTGGCAACCAAGAGGACATATTTTAAATCCGCCTGTCCATCAGCGCCCATAGGCGTGCCAACTGCGATAAATAGCACATCTGCATGCTCTAGCGCCTCAGTTATCTGCGTGCTAAATTTAAGCGAGCCATTTTTATAGCACTCACTCACGATATCAGCAAGCCCTGGCTCATATATCGGTACGACGCCGTTTTTTAGCGCCTCGATCTTTTTTTCATCGACATCGACGCAGATCACGCTGTTGCCCATTTTGGCAAAGCATGCACCACTTACTAGCCCAACATATCCAGTTCCGATTACTGCTACTTTCATGCTTATCCTTAAATTTTCTTTTCCCACTCAAGGGCAGTTTTTATGATGAGCGCTAGATCGTCTCTTTTTGGCTTCCAGTTTGTTAGCGAGCGTAGTTTGCTTGCGTTTGAGATAAGGATAGCTGGGTCGCCGTCCCTTCTTGGCGCATTTAGCACTTTAAAATTTACTCCGCTTACTTTTTTTGCAGTTTCGATGACCTCTTTTACGCTAAATCCTCTGCCATATCCCACGTTAAAAGTTTCACTTCCATTTTGGCTGATATACTCTAGCGCACTAATGTGGGCGTCTGCTAGGTCGCTAACGTGAATGTAGTCTCTTACGCATGTGCCATCTTTTGTCGCGTAGTCATCACCAAAAATGCCCATACTCTCGCGCTTGCCAAGTATAGTTTGCACAGCCACCTTGATAAGGTGCGTGGCATTTGGATAGTTTTGACCGATAAGCCCCTCTTCGTCTGCACCTGCCACGTTAAAATAGCGCAAAATCGCAAATTTGAAATTTTCATTTGAAGCGGCGTAGTCTTTGATGATCTGCTCGCTCATGAGCTTACTTCTGCCGTATGGATTTATCGGGTTTGTAGGCGTTGTTTCGCTCACCTCCGCCACGTCTGGCTCGCCATAAACTGCGGCTGTTGAGCTAAATATAAATTTATTTACATTGTAAGTTTTTGCGTATCTTAGCACACTCGCAACGTTTGCGGTGTTGTTTAGGTAGTATTTTAGTGGCTCGCTCATACTCTCAAAGACCTCGATAAACGCTGCAAAATGGATGATCGCATCAAATCTGCCATCAGCAAAAATTTCACTTAGATCATCTTCTAGATTTGCGTTTATAAATTTAAAATTTCCGATTTTTTGGAGCGCCTCAAGTGCTTTTTGTGAGCCTTTGCAGAGATTGTCGATGATGGTTATCTCATCATTGCCTTGCTTTAAAAGTGCTTTTACTACGTGGCTGCCGATGTATCCAGCACCACCTGTTACTAAAATTTTCAAGTTTAAGCCTTTCGTAAAAAGTGGTTAATTTTATCAAAAATAGGGTAAAGCAAAAGTAAAGCAAGGCTTTTGAATAAATTTTAATCTTCTCTAACCCCTAAAAATATTGGAAATCTTGGCTTGCCTTTGGCTGTTAAATTCTGAAATTTATATGTAATTATAGAGCCTATTTCTGGGGGATTTTGGCGCTTTTCATTGCTTAGTCCTGAGCCTATTTTAAAGATAGTGCCAGATTTTGGCTCACCAGCTTTTTCTTCGTCATCTTTGCCGCCAAGCGCCCTGCAAGTGAGCGAGCCAGTAAGATTAGCGTATTTGCCGCTGCCTTTATTTATAGCGATTACTTCACACTCGGCATCTTTAAATTTTTTAAATTTTAGTGCATTTTTACTTCTTTTTCGCTCGTACGGTGCATTTGGCTCACGCACGACTGCTCCCTCTCCGCCTTTTGCGATGATACTTTCGGTAAATTTTAAAAATTGAGCGTTATCTCGCATTTTTATCTGTTTTATGATGATCAAATTTTCATTTGGCTTATTTTTTAGAAATTTAGCCAAAACTTCAAGCCTATCAAGCAAGCCACCACTTGCCTCAGGCACATCAAAAATATGAAATTTTAGCCTATGCCAAGCTTTTTCATCAGGCAGCTTATCCATCACGGTCACTTGAATTTCTTCAAATTTAAGCTCTTTTGCGTAAAGCTCGCCATCAAGTGCAAATTTTGGGAAATTTTTAGTAAAACTTAGCGGTGCATTCAGTTTTTTGCCCTGCCTTGAGAGTAAATTCTCTCCGTCCCAGTAGGCACGCACGCCATCAAGCTTCTCGCTAGCTAGCCAGCCACTGACATTTTGATCTTTATACTCGCTAAGGCGCAGCAGGTCAAGAGAAAATGCAAAATTTAAAAGGAGTAAAACCGCAAAAATTATTCTAATCAAGCTTTTGCCTTGCAAAAGCAATAATCCATATGATCGTCTACAACGCCCACGCTTTGTAAAAATGCA
This portion of the Campylobacter concisus genome encodes:
- a CDS encoding UDP-glucose dehydrogenase family protein encodes the protein MKVAVIGTGYVGLVSGACFAKMGNSVICVDVDEKKIEALKNGVVPIYEPGLADIVSECYKNGSLKFSTQITEALEHADVLFIAVGTPMGADGQADLKYVLLVAKSIGENLSKPLIVVDKSTVPVGTGAKVHEVIETELKKRNVEVKFEVVSNPEFLKEGAAVEDFLKPDRVVIGASSEWGFSVMRELYEPFMKNHDRLICMDVKSAEMTKYAANSMLATKISFINEIANICERVGADVNLVRKGIGSDSRIGYSFIYPGCGYGGSCFPKDVEALIYTARQNGFEPELLNAVESRNKAQKRVLFEKIYNFFGGDLKGKTIALWGLAFKPNTDDMREASSLTLIKLLDEAGAKVVAYDPKASEEAKKYMPNLDIKYAKNKYDALNGADAMVLVTEWSEFRSPDFMEIKERLKNAVIFDGRNQYNAKILAEHGFKYFQIGVKA
- a CDS encoding DNA ligase gives rise to the protein MRIIFAVLLLLNFAFSLDLLRLSEYKDQNVSGWLASEKLDGVRAYWDGENLLSRQGKKLNAPLSFTKNFPKFALDGELYAKELKFEEIQVTVMDKLPDEKAWHRLKFHIFDVPEASGGLLDRLEVLAKFLKNKPNENLIIIKQIKMRDNAQFLKFTESIIAKGGEGAVVREPNAPYERKRSKNALKFKKFKDAECEVIAINKGSGKYANLTGSLTCRALGGKDDEEKAGEPKSGTIFKIGSGLSNEKRQNPPEIGSIITYKFQNLTAKGKPRFPIFLGVRED
- a CDS encoding glycosyltransferase family 25 protein; translation: MDEIYLISLAKDTKRRELLQQKFGFYDSFKLIDAIDGRELNAREYYKIISPSFKAYGKVLSPAEVGCSLSHVKAYEAFLASESKFALIFEDDVIGGDEDIKEAFLAASKMPENSVLICGMQDGLEGRFSAFGKKVDISLSKPLWQVSKHSFSSIYRAGAYVLTKKSAKNLLEIHKRALCTTDVWDYLLGVNDMQMYFCDLFSHPTDLSGSNIESERLERGYSANLKAYIKTFKFILFSRLEKLQGYERIFKRG
- a CDS encoding glycosyltransferase family 2 protein — translated: MNEPLISIVTATYKRPELLKKAIKSALAQSYKNLEIVVTDDGDDESAREICKSFNDARIKFVKNSAHKKSPNGNKNNGFDNATGEFVCLLDDDDELLSEAIKECYEILKSGEYSCVFADAICEKDGVMTEVVAGRSPYSKSEAMSKVDYHCGRINGEYFKLFSREFIDGFRFDESSFGGENELYIRFFEKNVFYLKKPLYIYRIARSDSATLNASKHALNVANAYIKTANLHYDIAIKNEPKFLAMQYKNAAYYAKIAGEYGLMLRCIFKSLSIKFSKEAFIFLLLSPLPSGILPALSKLRVKIKQRFGV
- a CDS encoding nucleotide sugar dehydrogenase; the encoded protein is MKIAVVGLGYVGLPLAAAFSEKYEVVGFDVNAKRIEELKSGYDRTLELSNEQMKKAIDNGMKFSLNLDDIRSCNFFIVTVPTPIDKNKRPDLTPVVKATESVAKVLKKGDIVVYESTVYPGVTEEICVPLLEKSGLKFNKDFFCGYSPERINPGDKEHTVTKIKKITSGSTPEIADKVDEIYRSIITAGTHKASSIKVAEAAKVIENTQRDINIAFINELAMLFEKLHINTIDVLEAAGTKWNFLNFRPGLVGGHCIGVDPYYLTHKAQEVGYHPEMILAGRRINDDMGRYAADQVIKLMIRKGVLINKARVLVLGMTFKENCPDIRNSRVIDVVDELKDFGCKVDVTDPWADSAEVKHEYGFDLVKEYNLDDYDCIVIAVAHNEFKKLNLKGHLVYDIKNIYPEADARL
- a CDS encoding STT3 domain-containing protein, with amino-acid sequence MHKVSVNCKILLIFLAAYLFGFAARMLWVLWAKDMPEFYFNGEFMLTTNDAYYYAEGARDMLVGFHQQNDFSPFNHPISTIVFYICKIFPFKIESVMFYMSVFLAPLIALPVVLISNEFKALKAGAVAAFMSVILPSYLSRTSPGYFDSDMLNVTFALFIIYFLIRLLNTNEQKFIVLPGVFVSLYLWWYQSSYALILSIFFMFLLYTLVFMRDRLQNYQAIFFMFISIVSSNAFTKDPLIANKILIFNLAVIALFFSLFCKYKNLLSARNLAIFLTLMLAIFIYFGGFDFITSKMGIYVFKGNEILSDKFHFINEYNFISEVKSASPLYFIYFMSGNILILLAAIIGYLLLCFKFRPFLLTLPMLGLGLLSFFSGVRFVMYVTPLVALGFGYFLHFFLNLFDLRNSIKNLSFLVFAVVAIAINLDFAYSYRPNTVISHDEAVALDGLKKVAKRDDYVFSWWDYGYAIRYFADVMTLNDPGRQGGENNYFVSLALRKDEAFSARLARVAVTYNDISLEQNIRPIDKILKDYNTSDINTFLSQLESENFTLPAAKKEVFYYLVPNMIDIAPNIFRYSYIDVTTGKRQKEDFYHVSALNGVSEASIDLGDGYTLPTNEQKFIMHNGEKIAVKSFYKVKGAGRDLRIDEKIIDESAKIYVVFLEDYARILLLDENAFNSSFVQLFIFERADERYFEPFVISSGVKIYRLKV
- a CDS encoding MATE family efflux transporter; protein product: MLINLISSIVVFVVSMGINFFLTPFILKSLGNEAFGFVGLSNAIVSYAAVVSVAINSVSGRFVAHAWHKNDLSLANTYYSSVLVVNIFFCAVVVVLSSIFILNLQSFLNVPENLLFDVRMTLVFYFINFCVGLFNGVLTVCTFVTNKLYLLSIRNAISSAILAVLIVALFFFFKPFISYIAISALVASLFVFFSTIFMSARITPELKFSLSKFDFSKIKELLSSGIWNSFNALNRILLTGMDLFICNIFVNANATGLLSVAKAAPIILESFVAQLSGIFAPKFVELYSKNLITDLIKEAKFSMKVIAFVMSAPAAFFVVFGLDFYTLWLPFKSTDEVKFIYSVSMITLVPIVFISFVFSLFNLDSATNKLRRPAIANTILGVSTIIAQIALLKFSGYGVYGIVVVAAIFYSIRILGFDLINAALNLEVKLTTFYGVYFKNLAVFALCVLAMFACKDFVSLDNWLKFAIFAAIYAGVAYVLGYFLFFNAYERGIVWRKILKKFKRS
- the galE gene encoding UDP-glucose 4-epimerase GalE; this encodes MKILVTGGAGYIGSHVVKALLKQGNDEITIIDNLCKGSQKALEALQKIGNFKFINANLEDDLSEIFADGRFDAIIHFAAFIEVFESMSEPLKYYLNNTANVASVLRYAKTYNVNKFIFSSTAAVYGEPDVAEVSETTPTNPINPYGRSKLMSEQIIKDYAASNENFKFAILRYFNVAGADEEGLIGQNYPNATHLIKVAVQTILGKRESMGIFGDDYATKDGTCVRDYIHVSDLADAHISALEYISQNGSETFNVGYGRGFSVKEVIETAKKVSGVNFKVLNAPRRDGDPAILISNASKLRSLTNWKPKRDDLALIIKTALEWEKKI
- a CDS encoding ecotin family protein is translated as MRKFLLFIAAFALPFALLAGENAPKTEENIFELPISKMPPDYFKYEAAFFKEIEIDCNFAFLLGGRLEEKEDARGIYYEFSGGDELVQTMMLCKDGKKKRRVYYELTQILPGVSPIRIITPKGVSAEIRMYERVKKIEAKKKGKSK